The genomic DNA CCAGGTGGCTGTGGTCACTTCGCGTTTCGCCCCGCCCGCCTCACGCCCAGCCACTACCGCTTCATCGTATACCGCCTGGGCAATGTACAGCTCACCAAGAGGTGTTTGAGCAGAACGAACCGCTGGATCGAAGCCAGCCCGATGAGCGGGGTCGTATTGGACACGATGATCATGGGGCGACTTGGACCTCTAACGGTTCTACGGCCGCAAACTCCTCAGCCAATTCATCTGGCGTATAATTCACATAGGCAATACCTCGCGCACGAAGCAGCGCCAGAAACTCAATGCGGCTGATATTCAGCAAGCGTGCGGCTCTACCGGAAGAGACTCGCCCTTCCGTGAACAACGACAGCACCAACCATTCCGCGAGGCGATGTTGAATCTCGTTTTGGTCAAAGCC from bacterium includes the following:
- a CDS encoding UPF0175 family protein; translated protein: MSSRILEATFEVRVPVPLVRLGFDQNEIQHRLAEWLVLSLFTEGRVSSGRAARLLNISRIEFLALLRARGIAYVNYTPDELAEEFAAVEPLEVQVAP